One Deltaproteobacteria bacterium DNA window includes the following coding sequences:
- a CDS encoding ABC transporter ATP-binding protein: MNLRSAVMLEHVSKRFGTGPRSVAALTDVSLRIPSGEYLSVMGQSGSGKSTLLNLIAGLEVPTSGRVVVDGRDLWALSENARSDVRLWHIGIVFQNFNLFPNLTVDENVSWRLEFQGVGARQARAKASRVLEEVGIEPGAHGRLPGEMSGGEQQRAAIARALVTEPRLLLADEPTGNLDSRTGETILNLLRQLNTERSLTVVMVTHSAYAASYGHRTIELRDGRIERDVQARPTAAQEVRPREVPPETA; this comes from the coding sequence ATGAACCTGCGCTCGGCCGTCATGCTCGAGCACGTCAGCAAGCGCTTCGGGACCGGCCCGCGGAGCGTCGCAGCCCTGACGGACGTCTCGTTGCGCATCCCGTCCGGCGAGTACCTCTCGGTCATGGGGCAGAGCGGCTCCGGGAAATCGACGCTCCTGAACCTGATCGCCGGGCTCGAGGTCCCGACCTCGGGGCGGGTCGTCGTCGATGGGCGGGACCTCTGGGCGCTCTCCGAGAACGCGCGCAGTGACGTTCGGCTGTGGCACATCGGTATCGTGTTCCAGAACTTCAACCTCTTTCCGAACCTCACGGTCGATGAGAACGTGTCCTGGCGGCTGGAGTTTCAAGGCGTTGGCGCTCGCCAGGCGAGAGCGAAGGCCTCTCGCGTGCTCGAGGAGGTCGGGATCGAGCCGGGCGCGCACGGGCGGCTCCCGGGCGAGATGTCGGGCGGAGAGCAGCAACGGGCGGCCATTGCGCGGGCCCTGGTGACCGAGCCGCGTCTCCTCCTCGCCGACGAGCCGACCGGCAACCTCGACTCGCGCACGGGAGAGACCATTCTCAACTTGCTGCGACAGCTCAACACGGAGCGCTCGCTGACCGTCGTGATGGTGACCCACAGCGCCTACGCAGCGAGCTACGGTCACCGAACCATCGAGCTGCGCGACGGACGGATCGAACGGGATGTGCAGGCGCGACCGACCGCGGCACAGGAAGTCCGGCCTCGGGAAGTGCCTCCCGAGACCGCCTGA